One window of the Salvelinus fontinalis isolate EN_2023a chromosome 2, ASM2944872v1, whole genome shotgun sequence genome contains the following:
- the LOC129830720 gene encoding cdc42-interacting protein 4 homolog isoform X5, with protein MDWGTDLWDQYDIIDKHTQSGLELVEKYVKFVKERTEIEQNYAKQLRNLTKKYNPKRGCKEEQECRFSNHQSFLDILNEMNDYAGQRELIAENMMMNICIELTKYLQELKMERKTHLSEAKKAQQSLESTYKQLDSSKKRFEREWREADKAAQYAEKTDQDINATKADVEKAKQQANMRTHIAEECKNDYAAQLQKYNQEQSQFYFSDVPLIFNKLQDMDERRVRKLAQGYVLFSDTERHVMPIIGKCLEGVTKAGTNVNERNDSIALIEQYKSGFERPGDLDFEDYSQGINRASSDSSLGTLGTPKGPLELLGKNRSKPFWLFSKKSKLSPSSLTPLSTPPAPSPANGPPSPKFGRDPLSYCLKEINKTVKPRISSFRTLGRTPTVTEDFGHLPPEQRRKRLQQKLDDIGKELQKEVDQSEALEKMKDVYEKNPQMGDPASLSPQINQTAQNMERLRGELNKYESWLTEAGRRGDSMLRRDTLREDALSYRSHSNNNEPYSPDGTHSEEGTPDPSQAIYAEFDDDFEEEEELAAPIGQCTAMYNFPGASEGTITMQEGEVLSVVEEDKGDGWTRVRRANGNEGYIPTSYVSISK; from the exons GACCAATATGACATCATCGACAAGCACACGCAATCCGGGCTGGAACTGGTAGAGAAGTATGTCAAGTTTGTGAAGGAGAGGACGGAGATAGAGCAGAACTATGCCAAGCAGCTGAG AAATCTAACAAAGAAATACAATCCTAAACGAGGCTGTAAAGAGGAACAGGAATGCAG GTTCTCCAACCACCAGTCCTTCCTGGACATCCTGAATGAGATGAATGACTACGCAGGACAGAGGGAGCTGATTGCTGAGAACATGATGATGAACATCTGCATCGAACTCACCAAGTACCTGCAGGAGCTCAAGATGGAGCGTAAgacg CATCTGTCGGAGGCCAAGAAAGCCCAGCAGAGTTTGGAGAGCACCTATAAGCAGCTCGACAGT aGTAAGAAACGTTTTGAGAGGGAGTGGCGGGAAGCGGACAAAGCTGCTCAATATGCAGAGAAAACTGACCAGGACATCAACGCCACAAAGGCCGACGTAGAGAAG GCCAAACAGCAGGCCAACATGAGGACACACATAGCGGAGGAGTGTAAGAACGACTACGCAGCCCAGCTGCAGAAATACAACCAGGAGCAGAGCCAGTTCTACTTCAGCGACGTGCCTCTCATCTTCAAC AAACTCCAGGACATGGATGAGAGGCGGGTGAGGAAGCTGGCGCAGGGCTACGTCTTGTTCTCAGACACGGAGAGGCACGTGATGCCCATTATCGGGAAGTGTCTGGAGGGCGTCACTAAAGCGGGCACTAATGTCAATGAGAGGAAT GACTCCATAGCTCTTATAGAGCAGTACAAGTCAGGCTTTGAGCGTCCTGGCGACCTGGACTTTGAGGACTACAGTCAGGGCATCAACCGTGCCTCCTCAGACAGCAGCCTGGGCACCCTCGGTACCCCCAAAGGCCCCCTGGAGCTGCTGGGCAAGAACAGGAGCAAACCGTTCTGGCTGTTCAGCAAGAAGAGTAAG ctctccccctcctcactcaCCCCCTTGTCCACGCCCCCCGCCCCCTCGCCCGCTAATGGACCCCCCTCCCCCAAGTTCGGCCGGGACCCATTGTCGTACTGTTTGAAGGAGATCAATAAGACAGTCAAACCCAGAATATCCTCCTTCCGGACCCTCGGGCGAACG CCCACGGTGACAGAGGACTTTGGCCATCTCCCCCCCGAGCAGCGCAGGAAGAGGTTACAACAGAAACTAGATGACATTGGCAAGGAGTTGCAGAAAGAAGTGGACCAGAG tgAGGCCCTGGAGAAGATGAAGGATGTGTATGAGAAGAACCCCCAGATGGGAGACCCTGCCAGCCTGTCTCCCCAGATCAACCAGACAGCCCAGAACATggagagactgagaggagagCTCAACAAGTATGAG TCATGGTTGACAGAGGCAGGAAGGCGAGGGGATTCGATGCTCAGGAGAGATACGTTACGAGAGGATGCGTTGAGCTACAGGTCTCACTCCAACAACAACGAACCATACAG CCCTGACGGAACCCACTCTGAAGAAGGCACCCCGGATCCCTCTCAGGCCATCTACGCCGAGTTTGACGACGactttgaggaggaggaggaacttgCCGCTCCCATCGGCCAATGTACAGCCATGTACAACTTTCCAG GTGCCAGTGAGGGGACCATCACCATGCAGGAGGGGGAGGTGTtgtctgtagtggaggaggataAAGGTGACGGCTGGACCAGGGTCCGCAGGGCCAACGGGAACGAGGGCTACATCCCAACATCCTACGTCAGCATCAGCAAGTGA
- the LOC129830720 gene encoding cdc42-interacting protein 4 homolog isoform X6, whose protein sequence is MDWGTDLWDQYDIIDKHTQSGLELVEKYVKFVKERTEIEQNYAKQLRNLTKKYNPKRGCKEEQECRFSNHQSFLDILNEMNDYAGQRELIAENMMMNICIELTKYLQELKMERKTHLSEAKKAQQSLESTYKQLDSSKKRFEREWREADKAAQYAEKTDQDINATKADVEKAKQQANMRTHIAEECKNDYAAQLQKYNQEQSQFYFSDVPLIFNKLQDMDERRVRKLAQGYVLFSDTERHVMPIIGKCLEGVTKAGTNVNERNDSIALIEQYKSGFERPGDLDFEDYSQGINRASSDSSLGTLGTPKGPLELLGKNRSKPFWLFSKKSKPTVTEDFGHLPPEQRRKRLQQKLDDIGKELQKEVDQSEALEKMKDVYEKNPQMGDPASLSPQINQTAQNMERLRGELNKYESWLTEAGRRGDSMLRRDTLREDALSYRSHSNNNEPYSPDGTHSEEGTPDPSQAIYAEFDDDFEEEEELAAPIGQCTAMYNFPGASEGTITMQEGEVLSVVEEDKGDGWTRVRRANGNEGYIPTSYVSISK, encoded by the exons GACCAATATGACATCATCGACAAGCACACGCAATCCGGGCTGGAACTGGTAGAGAAGTATGTCAAGTTTGTGAAGGAGAGGACGGAGATAGAGCAGAACTATGCCAAGCAGCTGAG AAATCTAACAAAGAAATACAATCCTAAACGAGGCTGTAAAGAGGAACAGGAATGCAG GTTCTCCAACCACCAGTCCTTCCTGGACATCCTGAATGAGATGAATGACTACGCAGGACAGAGGGAGCTGATTGCTGAGAACATGATGATGAACATCTGCATCGAACTCACCAAGTACCTGCAGGAGCTCAAGATGGAGCGTAAgacg CATCTGTCGGAGGCCAAGAAAGCCCAGCAGAGTTTGGAGAGCACCTATAAGCAGCTCGACAGT aGTAAGAAACGTTTTGAGAGGGAGTGGCGGGAAGCGGACAAAGCTGCTCAATATGCAGAGAAAACTGACCAGGACATCAACGCCACAAAGGCCGACGTAGAGAAG GCCAAACAGCAGGCCAACATGAGGACACACATAGCGGAGGAGTGTAAGAACGACTACGCAGCCCAGCTGCAGAAATACAACCAGGAGCAGAGCCAGTTCTACTTCAGCGACGTGCCTCTCATCTTCAAC AAACTCCAGGACATGGATGAGAGGCGGGTGAGGAAGCTGGCGCAGGGCTACGTCTTGTTCTCAGACACGGAGAGGCACGTGATGCCCATTATCGGGAAGTGTCTGGAGGGCGTCACTAAAGCGGGCACTAATGTCAATGAGAGGAAT GACTCCATAGCTCTTATAGAGCAGTACAAGTCAGGCTTTGAGCGTCCTGGCGACCTGGACTTTGAGGACTACAGTCAGGGCATCAACCGTGCCTCCTCAGACAGCAGCCTGGGCACCCTCGGTACCCCCAAAGGCCCCCTGGAGCTGCTGGGCAAGAACAGGAGCAAACCGTTCTGGCTGTTCAGCAAGAAGAGTAAG CCCACGGTGACAGAGGACTTTGGCCATCTCCCCCCCGAGCAGCGCAGGAAGAGGTTACAACAGAAACTAGATGACATTGGCAAGGAGTTGCAGAAAGAAGTGGACCAGAG tgAGGCCCTGGAGAAGATGAAGGATGTGTATGAGAAGAACCCCCAGATGGGAGACCCTGCCAGCCTGTCTCCCCAGATCAACCAGACAGCCCAGAACATggagagactgagaggagagCTCAACAAGTATGAG TCATGGTTGACAGAGGCAGGAAGGCGAGGGGATTCGATGCTCAGGAGAGATACGTTACGAGAGGATGCGTTGAGCTACAGGTCTCACTCCAACAACAACGAACCATACAG CCCTGACGGAACCCACTCTGAAGAAGGCACCCCGGATCCCTCTCAGGCCATCTACGCCGAGTTTGACGACGactttgaggaggaggaggaacttgCCGCTCCCATCGGCCAATGTACAGCCATGTACAACTTTCCAG GTGCCAGTGAGGGGACCATCACCATGCAGGAGGGGGAGGTGTtgtctgtagtggaggaggataAAGGTGACGGCTGGACCAGGGTCCGCAGGGCCAACGGGAACGAGGGCTACATCCCAACATCCTACGTCAGCATCAGCAAGTGA
- the LOC129830720 gene encoding cdc42-interacting protein 4 homolog isoform X3, translating into MDWGTDLWDQYDIIDKHTQSGLELVEKYVKFVKERTEIEQNYAKQLRNLTKKYNPKRGCKEEQECRFSNHQSFLDILNEMNDYAGQRELIAENMMMNICIELTKYLQELKMERKTHLSEAKKAQQSLESTYKQLDSSKKRFEREWREADKAAQYAEKTDQDINATKADVEKAKQQANMRTHIAEECKNDYAAQLQKYNQEQSQFYFSDVPLIFNKLQDMDERRVRKLAQGYVLFSDTERHVMPIIGKCLEGVTKAGTNVNERNDSIALIEQYKSGFERPGDLDFEDYSQGINRASSDSSLGTLGTPKGPLELLGKNRSKPFWLFSKKSKRLTPERIIVMPTVTEDFGHLPPEQRRKRLQQKLDDIGKELQKEVDQSEALEKMKDVYEKNPQMGDPASLSPQINQTAQNMERLRGELNKYESWLTEAGRRGDSMLRRDTLREDALSYRSHSNNNEPYSPDGTHSEEGTPDPSQAIYAEFDDDFEEEEELAAPIGQCTAMYNFPGSASEGTITMQEGEVLSVVEEDKGDGWTRVRRANGNEGYIPTSYVSISK; encoded by the exons GACCAATATGACATCATCGACAAGCACACGCAATCCGGGCTGGAACTGGTAGAGAAGTATGTCAAGTTTGTGAAGGAGAGGACGGAGATAGAGCAGAACTATGCCAAGCAGCTGAG AAATCTAACAAAGAAATACAATCCTAAACGAGGCTGTAAAGAGGAACAGGAATGCAG GTTCTCCAACCACCAGTCCTTCCTGGACATCCTGAATGAGATGAATGACTACGCAGGACAGAGGGAGCTGATTGCTGAGAACATGATGATGAACATCTGCATCGAACTCACCAAGTACCTGCAGGAGCTCAAGATGGAGCGTAAgacg CATCTGTCGGAGGCCAAGAAAGCCCAGCAGAGTTTGGAGAGCACCTATAAGCAGCTCGACAGT aGTAAGAAACGTTTTGAGAGGGAGTGGCGGGAAGCGGACAAAGCTGCTCAATATGCAGAGAAAACTGACCAGGACATCAACGCCACAAAGGCCGACGTAGAGAAG GCCAAACAGCAGGCCAACATGAGGACACACATAGCGGAGGAGTGTAAGAACGACTACGCAGCCCAGCTGCAGAAATACAACCAGGAGCAGAGCCAGTTCTACTTCAGCGACGTGCCTCTCATCTTCAAC AAACTCCAGGACATGGATGAGAGGCGGGTGAGGAAGCTGGCGCAGGGCTACGTCTTGTTCTCAGACACGGAGAGGCACGTGATGCCCATTATCGGGAAGTGTCTGGAGGGCGTCACTAAAGCGGGCACTAATGTCAATGAGAGGAAT GACTCCATAGCTCTTATAGAGCAGTACAAGTCAGGCTTTGAGCGTCCTGGCGACCTGGACTTTGAGGACTACAGTCAGGGCATCAACCGTGCCTCCTCAGACAGCAGCCTGGGCACCCTCGGTACCCCCAAAGGCCCCCTGGAGCTGCTGGGCAAGAACAGGAGCAAACCGTTCTGGCTGTTCAGCAAGAAGAGTAAG aggCTCACTCCAGAGAGGATCATAGTAATG CCCACGGTGACAGAGGACTTTGGCCATCTCCCCCCCGAGCAGCGCAGGAAGAGGTTACAACAGAAACTAGATGACATTGGCAAGGAGTTGCAGAAAGAAGTGGACCAGAG tgAGGCCCTGGAGAAGATGAAGGATGTGTATGAGAAGAACCCCCAGATGGGAGACCCTGCCAGCCTGTCTCCCCAGATCAACCAGACAGCCCAGAACATggagagactgagaggagagCTCAACAAGTATGAG TCATGGTTGACAGAGGCAGGAAGGCGAGGGGATTCGATGCTCAGGAGAGATACGTTACGAGAGGATGCGTTGAGCTACAGGTCTCACTCCAACAACAACGAACCATACAG CCCTGACGGAACCCACTCTGAAGAAGGCACCCCGGATCCCTCTCAGGCCATCTACGCCGAGTTTGACGACGactttgaggaggaggaggaacttgCCGCTCCCATCGGCCAATGTACAGCCATGTACAACTTTCCAGGTA GTGCCAGTGAGGGGACCATCACCATGCAGGAGGGGGAGGTGTtgtctgtagtggaggaggataAAGGTGACGGCTGGACCAGGGTCCGCAGGGCCAACGGGAACGAGGGCTACATCCCAACATCCTACGTCAGCATCAGCAAGTGA
- the LOC129830720 gene encoding cdc42-interacting protein 4 homolog isoform X2 has translation MDWGTDLWDQYDIIDKHTQSGLELVEKYVKFVKERTEIEQNYAKQLRNLTKKYNPKRGCKEEQECRFSNHQSFLDILNEMNDYAGQRELIAENMMMNICIELTKYLQELKMERKTHLSEAKKAQQSLESTYKQLDSSKKRFEREWREADKAAQYAEKTDQDINATKADVEKAKQQANMRTHIAEECKNDYAAQLQKYNQEQSQFYFSDVPLIFNKLQDMDERRVRKLAQGYVLFSDTERHVMPIIGKCLEGVTKAGTNVNERNDSIALIEQYKSGFERPGDLDFEDYSQGINRASSDSSLGTLGTPKGPLELLGKNRSKPFWLFSKKSKLSPSSLTPLSTPPAPSPANGPPSPKFGRDPLSYCLKEINKTVKPRISSFRTLGRTPTVTEDFGHLPPEQRRKRLQQKLDDIGKELQKEVDQSEALEKMKDVYEKNPQMGDPASLSPQINQTAQNMERLRGELNKYESWLTEAGRRGDSMLRRDTLREDALSYRSHSNNNEPYSPDGTHSEEGTPDPSQAIYAEFDDDFEEEEELAAPIGQCTAMYNFPGSASEGTITMQEGEVLSVVEEDKGDGWTRVRRANGNEGYIPTSYVSISK, from the exons GACCAATATGACATCATCGACAAGCACACGCAATCCGGGCTGGAACTGGTAGAGAAGTATGTCAAGTTTGTGAAGGAGAGGACGGAGATAGAGCAGAACTATGCCAAGCAGCTGAG AAATCTAACAAAGAAATACAATCCTAAACGAGGCTGTAAAGAGGAACAGGAATGCAG GTTCTCCAACCACCAGTCCTTCCTGGACATCCTGAATGAGATGAATGACTACGCAGGACAGAGGGAGCTGATTGCTGAGAACATGATGATGAACATCTGCATCGAACTCACCAAGTACCTGCAGGAGCTCAAGATGGAGCGTAAgacg CATCTGTCGGAGGCCAAGAAAGCCCAGCAGAGTTTGGAGAGCACCTATAAGCAGCTCGACAGT aGTAAGAAACGTTTTGAGAGGGAGTGGCGGGAAGCGGACAAAGCTGCTCAATATGCAGAGAAAACTGACCAGGACATCAACGCCACAAAGGCCGACGTAGAGAAG GCCAAACAGCAGGCCAACATGAGGACACACATAGCGGAGGAGTGTAAGAACGACTACGCAGCCCAGCTGCAGAAATACAACCAGGAGCAGAGCCAGTTCTACTTCAGCGACGTGCCTCTCATCTTCAAC AAACTCCAGGACATGGATGAGAGGCGGGTGAGGAAGCTGGCGCAGGGCTACGTCTTGTTCTCAGACACGGAGAGGCACGTGATGCCCATTATCGGGAAGTGTCTGGAGGGCGTCACTAAAGCGGGCACTAATGTCAATGAGAGGAAT GACTCCATAGCTCTTATAGAGCAGTACAAGTCAGGCTTTGAGCGTCCTGGCGACCTGGACTTTGAGGACTACAGTCAGGGCATCAACCGTGCCTCCTCAGACAGCAGCCTGGGCACCCTCGGTACCCCCAAAGGCCCCCTGGAGCTGCTGGGCAAGAACAGGAGCAAACCGTTCTGGCTGTTCAGCAAGAAGAGTAAG ctctccccctcctcactcaCCCCCTTGTCCACGCCCCCCGCCCCCTCGCCCGCTAATGGACCCCCCTCCCCCAAGTTCGGCCGGGACCCATTGTCGTACTGTTTGAAGGAGATCAATAAGACAGTCAAACCCAGAATATCCTCCTTCCGGACCCTCGGGCGAACG CCCACGGTGACAGAGGACTTTGGCCATCTCCCCCCCGAGCAGCGCAGGAAGAGGTTACAACAGAAACTAGATGACATTGGCAAGGAGTTGCAGAAAGAAGTGGACCAGAG tgAGGCCCTGGAGAAGATGAAGGATGTGTATGAGAAGAACCCCCAGATGGGAGACCCTGCCAGCCTGTCTCCCCAGATCAACCAGACAGCCCAGAACATggagagactgagaggagagCTCAACAAGTATGAG TCATGGTTGACAGAGGCAGGAAGGCGAGGGGATTCGATGCTCAGGAGAGATACGTTACGAGAGGATGCGTTGAGCTACAGGTCTCACTCCAACAACAACGAACCATACAG CCCTGACGGAACCCACTCTGAAGAAGGCACCCCGGATCCCTCTCAGGCCATCTACGCCGAGTTTGACGACGactttgaggaggaggaggaacttgCCGCTCCCATCGGCCAATGTACAGCCATGTACAACTTTCCAGGTA GTGCCAGTGAGGGGACCATCACCATGCAGGAGGGGGAGGTGTtgtctgtagtggaggaggataAAGGTGACGGCTGGACCAGGGTCCGCAGGGCCAACGGGAACGAGGGCTACATCCCAACATCCTACGTCAGCATCAGCAAGTGA
- the LOC129830720 gene encoding cdc42-interacting protein 4 homolog isoform X1: MDWGTDLWDQYDIIDKHTQSGLELVEKYVKFVKERTEIEQNYAKQLRNLTKKYNPKRGCKEEQECRFSNHQSFLDILNEMNDYAGQRELIAENMMMNICIELTKYLQELKMERKTHLSEAKKAQQSLESTYKQLDSSKKRFEREWREADKAAQYAEKTDQDINATKADVEKAKQQANMRTHIAEECKNDYAAQLQKYNQEQSQFYFSDVPLIFNKLQDMDERRVRKLAQGYVLFSDTERHVMPIIGKCLEGVTKAGTNVNERNDSIALIEQYKSGFERPGDLDFEDYSQGINRASSDSSLGTLGTPKGPLELLGKNRSKPFWLFSKKSKLSPSSLTPLSTPPAPSPANGPPSPKFGRDPLSYCLKEINKTVKPRISSFRTLGRTRLTPERIIVMPTVTEDFGHLPPEQRRKRLQQKLDDIGKELQKEVDQSEALEKMKDVYEKNPQMGDPASLSPQINQTAQNMERLRGELNKYESWLTEAGRRGDSMLRRDTLREDALSYRSHSNNNEPYSPDGTHSEEGTPDPSQAIYAEFDDDFEEEEELAAPIGQCTAMYNFPGASEGTITMQEGEVLSVVEEDKGDGWTRVRRANGNEGYIPTSYVSISK, translated from the exons GACCAATATGACATCATCGACAAGCACACGCAATCCGGGCTGGAACTGGTAGAGAAGTATGTCAAGTTTGTGAAGGAGAGGACGGAGATAGAGCAGAACTATGCCAAGCAGCTGAG AAATCTAACAAAGAAATACAATCCTAAACGAGGCTGTAAAGAGGAACAGGAATGCAG GTTCTCCAACCACCAGTCCTTCCTGGACATCCTGAATGAGATGAATGACTACGCAGGACAGAGGGAGCTGATTGCTGAGAACATGATGATGAACATCTGCATCGAACTCACCAAGTACCTGCAGGAGCTCAAGATGGAGCGTAAgacg CATCTGTCGGAGGCCAAGAAAGCCCAGCAGAGTTTGGAGAGCACCTATAAGCAGCTCGACAGT aGTAAGAAACGTTTTGAGAGGGAGTGGCGGGAAGCGGACAAAGCTGCTCAATATGCAGAGAAAACTGACCAGGACATCAACGCCACAAAGGCCGACGTAGAGAAG GCCAAACAGCAGGCCAACATGAGGACACACATAGCGGAGGAGTGTAAGAACGACTACGCAGCCCAGCTGCAGAAATACAACCAGGAGCAGAGCCAGTTCTACTTCAGCGACGTGCCTCTCATCTTCAAC AAACTCCAGGACATGGATGAGAGGCGGGTGAGGAAGCTGGCGCAGGGCTACGTCTTGTTCTCAGACACGGAGAGGCACGTGATGCCCATTATCGGGAAGTGTCTGGAGGGCGTCACTAAAGCGGGCACTAATGTCAATGAGAGGAAT GACTCCATAGCTCTTATAGAGCAGTACAAGTCAGGCTTTGAGCGTCCTGGCGACCTGGACTTTGAGGACTACAGTCAGGGCATCAACCGTGCCTCCTCAGACAGCAGCCTGGGCACCCTCGGTACCCCCAAAGGCCCCCTGGAGCTGCTGGGCAAGAACAGGAGCAAACCGTTCTGGCTGTTCAGCAAGAAGAGTAAG ctctccccctcctcactcaCCCCCTTGTCCACGCCCCCCGCCCCCTCGCCCGCTAATGGACCCCCCTCCCCCAAGTTCGGCCGGGACCCATTGTCGTACTGTTTGAAGGAGATCAATAAGACAGTCAAACCCAGAATATCCTCCTTCCGGACCCTCGGGCGAACG aggCTCACTCCAGAGAGGATCATAGTAATG CCCACGGTGACAGAGGACTTTGGCCATCTCCCCCCCGAGCAGCGCAGGAAGAGGTTACAACAGAAACTAGATGACATTGGCAAGGAGTTGCAGAAAGAAGTGGACCAGAG tgAGGCCCTGGAGAAGATGAAGGATGTGTATGAGAAGAACCCCCAGATGGGAGACCCTGCCAGCCTGTCTCCCCAGATCAACCAGACAGCCCAGAACATggagagactgagaggagagCTCAACAAGTATGAG TCATGGTTGACAGAGGCAGGAAGGCGAGGGGATTCGATGCTCAGGAGAGATACGTTACGAGAGGATGCGTTGAGCTACAGGTCTCACTCCAACAACAACGAACCATACAG CCCTGACGGAACCCACTCTGAAGAAGGCACCCCGGATCCCTCTCAGGCCATCTACGCCGAGTTTGACGACGactttgaggaggaggaggaacttgCCGCTCCCATCGGCCAATGTACAGCCATGTACAACTTTCCAG GTGCCAGTGAGGGGACCATCACCATGCAGGAGGGGGAGGTGTtgtctgtagtggaggaggataAAGGTGACGGCTGGACCAGGGTCCGCAGGGCCAACGGGAACGAGGGCTACATCCCAACATCCTACGTCAGCATCAGCAAGTGA
- the LOC129830720 gene encoding cdc42-interacting protein 4 homolog isoform X4 yields MDWGTDLWDQYDIIDKHTQSGLELVEKYVKFVKERTEIEQNYAKQLRNLTKKYNPKRGCKEEQECRFSNHQSFLDILNEMNDYAGQRELIAENMMMNICIELTKYLQELKMERKTHLSEAKKAQQSLESTYKQLDSSKKRFEREWREADKAAQYAEKTDQDINATKADVEKAKQQANMRTHIAEECKNDYAAQLQKYNQEQSQFYFSDVPLIFNKLQDMDERRVRKLAQGYVLFSDTERHVMPIIGKCLEGVTKAGTNVNERNDSIALIEQYKSGFERPGDLDFEDYSQGINRASSDSSLGTLGTPKGPLELLGKNRSKPFWLFSKKSKPTVTEDFGHLPPEQRRKRLQQKLDDIGKELQKEVDQSEALEKMKDVYEKNPQMGDPASLSPQINQTAQNMERLRGELNKYESWLTEAGRRGDSMLRRDTLREDALSYRSHSNNNEPYSPDGTHSEEGTPDPSQAIYAEFDDDFEEEEELAAPIGQCTAMYNFPGSASEGTITMQEGEVLSVVEEDKGDGWTRVRRANGNEGYIPTSYVSISK; encoded by the exons GACCAATATGACATCATCGACAAGCACACGCAATCCGGGCTGGAACTGGTAGAGAAGTATGTCAAGTTTGTGAAGGAGAGGACGGAGATAGAGCAGAACTATGCCAAGCAGCTGAG AAATCTAACAAAGAAATACAATCCTAAACGAGGCTGTAAAGAGGAACAGGAATGCAG GTTCTCCAACCACCAGTCCTTCCTGGACATCCTGAATGAGATGAATGACTACGCAGGACAGAGGGAGCTGATTGCTGAGAACATGATGATGAACATCTGCATCGAACTCACCAAGTACCTGCAGGAGCTCAAGATGGAGCGTAAgacg CATCTGTCGGAGGCCAAGAAAGCCCAGCAGAGTTTGGAGAGCACCTATAAGCAGCTCGACAGT aGTAAGAAACGTTTTGAGAGGGAGTGGCGGGAAGCGGACAAAGCTGCTCAATATGCAGAGAAAACTGACCAGGACATCAACGCCACAAAGGCCGACGTAGAGAAG GCCAAACAGCAGGCCAACATGAGGACACACATAGCGGAGGAGTGTAAGAACGACTACGCAGCCCAGCTGCAGAAATACAACCAGGAGCAGAGCCAGTTCTACTTCAGCGACGTGCCTCTCATCTTCAAC AAACTCCAGGACATGGATGAGAGGCGGGTGAGGAAGCTGGCGCAGGGCTACGTCTTGTTCTCAGACACGGAGAGGCACGTGATGCCCATTATCGGGAAGTGTCTGGAGGGCGTCACTAAAGCGGGCACTAATGTCAATGAGAGGAAT GACTCCATAGCTCTTATAGAGCAGTACAAGTCAGGCTTTGAGCGTCCTGGCGACCTGGACTTTGAGGACTACAGTCAGGGCATCAACCGTGCCTCCTCAGACAGCAGCCTGGGCACCCTCGGTACCCCCAAAGGCCCCCTGGAGCTGCTGGGCAAGAACAGGAGCAAACCGTTCTGGCTGTTCAGCAAGAAGAGTAAG CCCACGGTGACAGAGGACTTTGGCCATCTCCCCCCCGAGCAGCGCAGGAAGAGGTTACAACAGAAACTAGATGACATTGGCAAGGAGTTGCAGAAAGAAGTGGACCAGAG tgAGGCCCTGGAGAAGATGAAGGATGTGTATGAGAAGAACCCCCAGATGGGAGACCCTGCCAGCCTGTCTCCCCAGATCAACCAGACAGCCCAGAACATggagagactgagaggagagCTCAACAAGTATGAG TCATGGTTGACAGAGGCAGGAAGGCGAGGGGATTCGATGCTCAGGAGAGATACGTTACGAGAGGATGCGTTGAGCTACAGGTCTCACTCCAACAACAACGAACCATACAG CCCTGACGGAACCCACTCTGAAGAAGGCACCCCGGATCCCTCTCAGGCCATCTACGCCGAGTTTGACGACGactttgaggaggaggaggaacttgCCGCTCCCATCGGCCAATGTACAGCCATGTACAACTTTCCAGGTA GTGCCAGTGAGGGGACCATCACCATGCAGGAGGGGGAGGTGTtgtctgtagtggaggaggataAAGGTGACGGCTGGACCAGGGTCCGCAGGGCCAACGGGAACGAGGGCTACATCCCAACATCCTACGTCAGCATCAGCAAGTGA